The following DNA comes from Winogradskyella sp. PG-2.
GCTGCAATAACGATACTCCATTTAGAAATTAATGCAGTAGCAAAGAGACCTCCAAATAACCCTGAGCCTAAAATTACTAGAGCAACACCCAAACTAGCACCAGAGCTAATGCCTAAAACAAAAGGACCTGCCAATGGATTTTTAAAGAGTGTTTGCATTAGTAAACCCGAAATTCCTAAACCAGATCCAACTAAAATAGCAGTAATAGCTTTTGGCAATCTTACATTATTAATTATTATTTCCCATGTTGAATTTTCAATACTTCCAAAAAGACTACCAAAGACACTTTTTATAGGAATGTTTACTGAACCTAAACTTATATTAACAAAAAAGCATAGTAACAAAACGATTGCAAGAAATAGAAATTGAAGCCTATATGTTTTTTGATTATTCAATTAATTAAGGCGTTTAAAGAAATACGGTGTATAGTCTTCTAACAATTCAGGATGACATATTTTTATAATATCCTTTAAAACTAAATCTGGTCGTGCTGTACCTAATTCGTAATATAAAACTCCACCTGTTGCACCTGTAGTATTTGAAAAACTATAAATGTTTTTGTTTTTAAATGCTTCGAAGTTAGTGTATAACGAATTTACGTTTTCCAATTGCTCTAAACTACTATAATAAGATGGACTTAACCATAAATCTGCCTTTTTTGCTTTGTCTAAAACCACTTCAAAACTTAAGGCCAAACTACCATTCCCAGATGTGTCGCTCCATAAGTAATTCACATTAGCATCTTTTAAGAATTGCGCTTCTGAACTAGAACCATTTGGCATATACCAAATATCTTTGTGCATAGCTCCACTTAAAATTGTTGGTCTATTTTTTGCCTGTTTAGCAATTGATTCTGCTTTTAAATAATCTGTTTCAATTTGATTAAAAATAGAATCAGCTTCTTTTTCTTTATTAAAAAGCACACCAAAGAATTTTATCCATTCGGCTTTTGCTAAAGCAGAAGATTCTACCCAGTCTCCATTATATATTACTGGAAGACCTGCTTTTTTAATAGTTTCAAAAGTTTTGTTTACACCATCTACGCCAAAACCAATAACTACATCTGGATTGAGTTCTAATAACACCTCAGTATTAATACCTTCATTTTTTCCAAGTTCTCTTACTTTTCCATTATCGATACGTTTTCTAGTTTTTTCTGAAGAGATATAATCTGTACCAGGAAAACCAACCAATGTTTGCTCAACACCTAAGAGTTCTAATGCCGGAATGTGTGTAGTAGAGGTAACCACTATTTTTTTGATTACATCGGTAACTATACCAGTATAAAAATCTTTAGGGAAAGTCATTTTCGATGACATTTCTTCTGATGCGATTAGATATTTATATTCCTTCTCAGATTCTGGCCATGGCTTTAAAATTGTCAGCACTTTATAATTACCATTATCACTTACTGAAAACCCTTTAGCATATTTTAATGAAATATTCTCATCAAGCTTTGGAGGAAGTTGAACAGAAATACCATTGTCTTCTTTACAACTAGTAAATAGTATAGTACTAACTAAAAATAATATTATAACTTTTTTCAAAAAGAATAGATTTTAATTCAAAAGTAATATTATTTAAAGTTTTGAATGAATCATTAAACAAATTGTTTAGTTTTGCGCCGAAATTAGGTTTCATTCGTTTCACCGAATGGATTAAAAGGGAATCTGGTGAGAATCCAGAGCTGTTCCCGCAACTGTAAGCTATAAGGCTTGTTATTACCTTCAATGTCACTGGAATTTTATTCTGGGAAGACCAATAACAAGACGCAAGTCAGGAGACCTGCCAATTTCAACATAGAAGTCAAACTTTCGGGATAAAAGTTTACATGTAGTTTTCTATATGTTCTCGAACAATTAAAAATTTAAAATGAACAAGACAAAACTGTTTTGTAGCATATTTTTTACAGGTATGTTATCTGTTGGATTTGCGCAAAAGCAAACCGATTCTTTAGAAGTTGAAAAATTAGATGAAGTTGTAGTTACTGATTCTCGTTTTCAGCTAAAACGCGAAAATTCTGGTAAGGTAATTACCAAAATCACTTCAAAAGATTTAGAAAAATTACAAGGACAATCTATCGCAGAAATTATTGGTAGAACTGCTGGTGTAGAAGTAAATGGTGTAAGAAGTAATGCTGGACAAAATCTTAGTTATTTTGTGCGTGGTGGACGAAATCGCCAAGTCTTAATTATGATTGATGGAGTGCAAGTTACTGATCCATCACAAATCGCTAATGATTATGATTTACGTCTATTAAATGCAGATCAAGTAGAATCTATTGAGATTCTTAAGGGCGCGTCGAGTACGCTTTATGGCACAGGTGCAGCTACAGCAATAATTAATATTAAGCTTAAAGGAGCGACTAAAAAGGCGTTTAATTTAAATTTGAGAAGTTCACTAGGTACAAATCAATCCTCAGATGAGAATAACTATGCTATTGAAGATTTTAGGAATAGTGTGTCCTTAAATGGAAGCGTAGGTAAATTCAATTATTTTGCAAGTTTTGGACAGCAATTTACAGATGGTTTATCAGCAATTAAAGGAGGTTCAGAATCTGATGCTTTTAATAGTTACAATGGAAATTTAAGATTAGGTTATAGATTTAGTAATAGTTTTAAGTTGAATACTTATGCCAGCTTTGATAAATATAAAGCTGATTTTGATGATAGTTTTGGTATGCTAGATGCTGATAATGTTTCAAACTCAAAGCAATACCGAATTGGTATTTCACCAGAGTACAAGTATAATAAAGGAAGGATAACAATAAATGCAGCTTATAATGAAGTTGAACGCGATATAGAATCTAGTTTTCCTTCAATGTTTAATGCACAAAGTTTTATTGTTGATGCTTTTAATCGTTACAACTTTAGTGATAAATTTTATACTGTTTTGGGTGTAAACTTTCAAGATAATCAGATGGAAAGCTTTTCAATTCCTTTTGGTGAGTCTGATTTCAGTCAAGCTATAAATCCAGAAATGGCTCAATTTACAATAACTGATCCATATTCAAACCTTGTTTATGTTTCAGATTACGGTTTAAATATTAATGCTGGTTTACGTTTAAATAATCATAGCGAATATGGTAGTCATTTAGTATATAGTTTAAATCCATCGTATAAGGTAGATTTAGATTTTGGATATTTAAAGGGTCTAGCGAGTTATAGCACAGCGTTTATAACTCCATCTTTATTCCAATTATTTGAACCCTCTTATGGGAATACCGACTTAGAACCAGAAGAAAACCAGACTATAGAGGTTGGAGCAGAAGTTTCTATAAAAGATAAAGCGACTTTTAGCTTAGTTTACTTTAATAGAAACGAAGATAATTTTATTGATTTTGTAGATACTGGTGGTTTTGTATTCCAATATCAGAATATTGATGAATCTTTTACTGCAAGTGGTTTAGAATTTGTTGCACAGGCTAAACTTGCTAAAGCTTTGGATATTAATCTTAATGCCACTTATACATCTTTAGATGAAGATTTAAGCCTCAGAATCCCTGAAATTAAAGTAAATACGCGATTAGATTACCAAGTATGCGAATCTACATTAGTGAGTTTGTCTTATCAATACAATGATGAAAGAGAAGATGCAGTATTTAACAGTATGACATTTGAAAATGACGCTGTAACATTAAACTCTTATGGGTTACTTGATTTTTATATCAGTCATAAGATTTCAAATGGTAAAATGACATTATTTGCAAATGTTACTAATATCTTTAATGAAGAATACCAAGAGTTATTTGGTTTTTCAACTAGAGGTAGAGGAGTTAATCTAGGATTTAGCCTGAGCCTTTAAATATTATAATTTCCATTTTAAAAAAAGGTCACTTATTAAGGTGGCCTTTTTTATTCTTCAAACATTAATTCTTTGATTCTAGAGTTTAATTTTGGGGTTTTTACTTCTTCAAGCTTAGTATCATCGTTAAGATTAGATTGAGAAGATCTATCAGCGGATGTAATATCTGCAATTGCTGCCAATAAAAGTGGTTCTGAAATTTCTCCTAAGGTACCAAAAGTACTTGGTGTCTCAATTACCGTAATGTTTGGAGTCAAGCCATTTGCAGGCACAAGTTCATCATTAACATTGGTTGAATTAGCAATAAGAGGAATTAATGCGTAAGTATGATTAGAATTTACATTATTCCCACTAAAATCTGGCGAGTCAAAAAGAAGTCTATTGGCTTGTGTCTTACCTGCTGTGTTATCACCAATATGAATAACTTCAATATAAGACCTAAGACTGTTAATTAGTAATTCACTTGCAGATGCAGAGCTAGAAGTTGTTAAAACATAAACTTTACTTAAATTCAAGCTATTTATTGCTGAATTATCTTCTAATGCGTTTACGAAATTAAAATTCCTATTCTGAATTAGTTGGTTGTTATTGTAAAATAATTTTGAAAAGATTTGATCAGTAAACTGCCCTGTAACCATACTACCTAAATTAGCTGCAGTTTGTATTACACCTCCACCATTATACCTCAGGTCAATTACTAATTCGGAAACTCCAGCTGCACTAAATTGGCCAAAAGCATCATTTAAAGAACTATTAAAATTGCTGTTAAAACCATTATACATTAAATAACCAACACTAGTATTTGTGAGGTTTATAATCTTAGTAAGATGCACAGGATTTTCATTATAAGCAACTTTGGTTAAGTCTGTGCTTTGTCCATTTAGTGTTATAATATCATCTGCAGATTCTGGTGTACCATTATTGTCATAATCTGCAAAATTTAAAACATAAGAATTTTGACTTAGTAGACTATTAATGTTATCTGTAGTTAAATTAGTACCATCAACTGCTCTAAAGATTTGTCCGCGTAGTAAACCTAAGTCATCCGCAACGCTATTATTTAATACAAGGGAAATAGCTCCAAATACTTCCGTACTACTTCCAGGAACTAGATACAATCTAAATTCAATTCCGTTACTTAAAATAGTACCTTCTTGTTGATTTAGTATATCTAAATAATTTGGAACAATTGCACTAAACGGATCTGATGGTTCAAAAATTAAAGTTTCAAATAAGTCTTCAGGTGTAGCAAATCCCTCAATATAATCTGAGTATTCTTCGGTCTTTTCATATCTATTGTCTATACCATTAATACCAAATCTATCATTGGTTAGGTCGGGAACATTGTCATTTGCATTGTATAGATAATACGCATTCATAGCTTTCCAAACAAAATCATTAATGTCTGCACCAGCGATAGCATTATCATCTAAATCTTCAAAACAACTTGTTAGAGTTAAAGCTACTAATGAAGTTAGTAGTAGAGCTTTAATGTTTTTCATAATTTCTTTTTCTTTTATAAATAGCAATCTTTTATTTCTGTTAGTAAAACTCTAAATTTACTTACAATATTGCGAAGAAAAAAAACTTTGTAACAAAAAGTAAAGTGTATCGTCGTAATAATGAAGGCGAATAAATATCGACTTTACCAATCAACCAGAAGTAATGAGGCAAGCAGATTTTGTAAGCTTAGTAATGCCATTTAAGGACAAAGTATTTCGTTTAGCCAAACGATTACTAGTTTCTCGTGAAGAAGCGGAAGATGCTACACAAGAGATTCTCTTAAAATTATGGAAGAATAAGCAGAAGATTGTTGAATATAAAAATGTAGAAGCGTTTTCAATGACAATGACTAAGAATTTTTGTTTAGATCGTTTAAAATCGAAACAAGCTCAGAATTTAAAAATTGTTCATAGTAATTATACGAATAACGATTCGTCATTACAACAACAAGTAGAAGCTAGAGATAGTATGGACTGGGTGTCTAGAATTATGGAAGACTTACCAGAGCAACAAAAAATAATAGTGCAGCTAAGAGATATAGAGCAATATGATTTTGCCGAAATTTCTAAAATGCTAGACATGAATGAAACTGCAATACGAGTTGCATTATCTAGAGCACGAAAAACAATAAGAGAAAAATTAACTAATACACATAGATATGGTATTAAATAATATAGAAGAATTATTAGAAAAGTATAACAATGCTGAAACTTCACTAAAGGAAGAAGCGCAATTAAAAGCGTATTTCGCAAGTGATGGTGTAGCTACTCATTTAGAGCATTATAAACCAATGTTTCAATACTTTTCTTTATCTCAACAAGAGCAGTATACCAAAGACGTTCCATTAAACACTAAGAAAACAAAATTGTACCAATGGATTTCTGTCGCAGCTGTAGCCGTTCTAATGCTTGGTATTTTTATTCCTAACTGGCAAGGTGAAGGCAGAACATTTGCTAGCCTTAGTCAACAAGAACAAGAAGCTTACACTAAAACAATGGAAGCTTTTAAACTTGTTTCAATTGGAATGAATGAAGGCAAGCAACAACTTAATTCACTGGCTATGGTCTCTGATAATTTAAATCAAGGGATTGAAGAGGCAAGTAGATTAAGTGAATTTTCAAAAACAACAAATAAAATTTTTAAAAACAAGTAACACGCAAAAATTAAGAAAACATGAAAAAAGTAATTGTAATAATCGCACTAATTGTAGCACCAATGTTATCAGGAGCTCAAAGTATATTCGACAAGTTCGAAGATATGCCAGAAGTAGCTTCAGTTATAGTAAATCAGAAAATGTTTAG
Coding sequences within:
- a CDS encoding ABC transporter substrate-binding protein, whose product is MKKVIILFLVSTILFTSCKEDNGISVQLPPKLDENISLKYAKGFSVSDNGNYKVLTILKPWPESEKEYKYLIASEEMSSKMTFPKDFYTGIVTDVIKKIVVTSTTHIPALELLGVEQTLVGFPGTDYISSEKTRKRIDNGKVRELGKNEGINTEVLLELNPDVVIGFGVDGVNKTFETIKKAGLPVIYNGDWVESSALAKAEWIKFFGVLFNKEKEADSIFNQIETDYLKAESIAKQAKNRPTILSGAMHKDIWYMPNGSSSEAQFLKDANVNYLWSDTSGNGSLALSFEVVLDKAKKADLWLSPSYYSSLEQLENVNSLYTNFEAFKNKNIYSFSNTTGATGGVLYYELGTARPDLVLKDIIKICHPELLEDYTPYFFKRLN
- a CDS encoding TonB-dependent receptor plug domain-containing protein, which encodes MNKTKLFCSIFFTGMLSVGFAQKQTDSLEVEKLDEVVVTDSRFQLKRENSGKVITKITSKDLEKLQGQSIAEIIGRTAGVEVNGVRSNAGQNLSYFVRGGRNRQVLIMIDGVQVTDPSQIANDYDLRLLNADQVESIEILKGASSTLYGTGAATAIINIKLKGATKKAFNLNLRSSLGTNQSSDENNYAIEDFRNSVSLNGSVGKFNYFASFGQQFTDGLSAIKGGSESDAFNSYNGNLRLGYRFSNSFKLNTYASFDKYKADFDDSFGMLDADNVSNSKQYRIGISPEYKYNKGRITINAAYNEVERDIESSFPSMFNAQSFIVDAFNRYNFSDKFYTVLGVNFQDNQMESFSIPFGESDFSQAINPEMAQFTITDPYSNLVYVSDYGLNINAGLRLNNHSEYGSHLVYSLNPSYKVDLDFGYLKGLASYSTAFITPSLFQLFEPSYGNTDLEPEENQTIEVGAEVSIKDKATFSLVYFNRNEDNFIDFVDTGGFVFQYQNIDESFTASGLEFVAQAKLAKALDINLNATYTSLDEDLSLRIPEIKVNTRLDYQVCESTLVSLSYQYNDEREDAVFNSMTFENDAVTLNSYGLLDFYISHKISNGKMTLFANVTNIFNEEYQELFGFSTRGRGVNLGFSLSL
- a CDS encoding S41 family peptidase; this translates as MKNIKALLLTSLVALTLTSCFEDLDDNAIAGADINDFVWKAMNAYYLYNANDNVPDLTNDRFGINGIDNRYEKTEEYSDYIEGFATPEDLFETLIFEPSDPFSAIVPNYLDILNQQEGTILSNGIEFRLYLVPGSSTEVFGAISLVLNNSVADDLGLLRGQIFRAVDGTNLTTDNINSLLSQNSYVLNFADYDNNGTPESADDIITLNGQSTDLTKVAYNENPVHLTKIINLTNTSVGYLMYNGFNSNFNSSLNDAFGQFSAAGVSELVIDLRYNGGGVIQTAANLGSMVTGQFTDQIFSKLFYNNNQLIQNRNFNFVNALEDNSAINSLNLSKVYVLTTSSSASASELLINSLRSYIEVIHIGDNTAGKTQANRLLFDSPDFSGNNVNSNHTYALIPLIANSTNVNDELVPANGLTPNITVIETPSTFGTLGEISEPLLLAAIADITSADRSSQSNLNDDTKLEEVKTPKLNSRIKELMFEE
- a CDS encoding RNA polymerase sigma factor, which codes for MRQADFVSLVMPFKDKVFRLAKRLLVSREEAEDATQEILLKLWKNKQKIVEYKNVEAFSMTMTKNFCLDRLKSKQAQNLKIVHSNYTNNDSSLQQQVEARDSMDWVSRIMEDLPEQQKIIVQLRDIEQYDFAEISKMLDMNETAIRVALSRARKTIREKLTNTHRYGIK